The window ATTAGGACTGTTCATCGATGGCCATACCTGGAGCAGTGAAAACTGGGGATATGAGGACTTTCAGGACAAGCAGCAGTTCGTAAAACGGTACGAGCAGCTCTTTGACGCGCTGTGGCCGCTTGAAAAGAACCCGGGCCTGAGTGCCGCGGTCTATACTCAAACAACCGACGTGGAAACCGAGGTCAACGGCCTTCTGACCTATGACAGAAAAGTACAAAAATTACCATCGGAAGAGCTCGCAGCCTACCACAGGGATACTATGGTTTCTCCGCCGGTCATCGATCCGGACGGATCGCTGTTCCTGGATTCTCTGCGAGTGAAACTGCATAACCGCAAGGGTGAAGTCATACGGTATACCCTTGACGGAGGTGAACCGACGATCCAATCGACCAGGTATACGTCTCCAGTCCTTATCACGGAAGAGACAACCTTAAAAGCGGCCTCCTTCGGTGAGGTGGACAAGCGAAGCAGGATATACGCTGCCAAGTTTCAGGAGACTTCGCTCAGGAAATCTGAGTCGCTGCAAAAGCCCGAGCCAAGACTCCGGTTTACCCACTATGAAGGTGAGTGGGACAGTTTACCCGACTTTTCGCAGCTGCATTCAATAGAAACAGGAACTACACCCACGCCGGACATTTCGCTCACCAGAAGCGAGGATCACTTTGGGTTTACCTTCGGAGGTTATCTGAAGATCGAGCAGTCCGGGGTATACACGTTTGAGTTGACTTCTGATGACGGCAGCAAACTAATTATCGGGGAAGAAGAAGTCGTCCGGAACGACGGCGTCCACGGAATGCGTGCACGGAGCGGACAGATCGCGCTGGAAGAAGGATTTCATCCCCTGAAAATCGAGTACTTTGAAACGGTGCTCGGCCATGGATTGGTAGTCCGGTGGAGCGGCCCGGGATTTGAGAAGCAGATTGTTCCTCAGGAATTTTTCTTTCATTCAGGGAAATAAGGTGTCAAAATCCTTTCGAGTAGTACCGGCTGAAAGCCAGCGTTCGCAGGCTTTCAGCCGTAAACTCCCAAACATCTAATCGTAAATTTTTATGCACTTAAGACTCCTTTCTCTCACACTTTTTTAAAAAAAGTGTGCAAAAATCCGGCGATGCCATCCGGTTCAAGAACTCCTACACCGAACAGCCTACGAAAACCAGAACTCCCTCCACCCTTAAAACCAGGGTGTCGGTCAGACAGCTGGTTTTCGTGACGTCAATTCGGCAGCAGTTCTAAGAACCGCATGGCAAGGCCGAGAAAAACAGGAGAAAAAAGTCGCAGGGTTTTCCTTAGGAGGGAGGGTACCTGTTTCCGTTAAAATTCTTGAAAATACCAGCATCGAAAATACAATTTAGGAGAACCTTAATTCATCATTACTTCCGCTAAACCGAATTCTTCCAGTTGTTTTCTCCATCTGGATTTTGTTTCGCCGGGAGTTGTCCCTACCTGAAGTTTATCCCGTTCAAGACCGACTTCCTGCCCTTTTTTCCGTCCCATGTTGTGGTAGGGCATAATCTCGATACCCGCAAGGTTCGGGTATTTTTCTTGGAGAGCAGCAATTGCCCGGAGATGTTCTTCGGTATCATTGACGGTCGGTATCATAGGGCAGCGCAGCAGGATATTCGCTTTTTGTTGGTAGAGAAAGTCGAGGTTCTCAAAAATGAGTTGATTCGAAACGCCGGTGGTCCGTTCATGCAGTTCGGGTTCCGTGGCCTTGTAATCGAAGAGAAACAGGTCAGTGATAGGGAGTATCTCCTGAAAATGTCTGCAGGAGGCGTATCCGCTGGTATCAAGCGTCGTGTGGATACCTTCCTGCTTTGCAGCAGAGAACAGCGCTTTCGCAAATTCAAACTGCAGCATCGGTTCGCCGCCGGAGAGGGTCAGTCCACCGCCTGAATTTCTGTAATAGGCGATGTCACGCCTCACAACCTGCATAACATCGTCCACTGTCATGCTCTGCCCCACAATTTCCAGCGCCTCGTTGGGGCAGGCAGTAACGCAATTCCCGGTAAGGTCACACCGGTCAAATCGGACCGAATGCTTACCATTACTATCGATATGAGTCCCAGTGGGACAGGCTGAAACACACTCGAAACAGTTCTGGCATTTGTCGGCGTAAAACCGGAGTTGCGGCTTTATCGGTTGGGACTCGGGATTATGGCACCAGGTACAGCGGAGGGGACACCCCTTCAGGAAGACAGTAGTCCGGATACCCGGGCCGTCGGTGACGGCGCCCCGCTGGATATCGAAAACGGTACCCGTGGTTTTACTGCCATTGGTCATTGATACAGCGTCCTCTCCAGGATTTCCTGCTGGACATCGCGGTCCAGGTCTACAAATCTTGCACTGAACCCACCGACACGGACAAACACATGGCGATATTTTTCAGGTTCATTCAAAGCCTGCTCCAGTATGTTCTTATCAACGACGGAAATCATGGCTTGTTGAGCGCCGTTGTCAAAATGCGTCTCGAGCAGGGATTCCAATTTCTCCCGGTGCTTGGTGAACATCTCAGGACCGAATTTCATATTCTGTACAGCGCCTGCATGGATATCCGTGGCGGGTTTGGCTATGGAATTAAGAAATGCAGTGATCCCATTTTCGTCGTATCCACTGGTGGGATTATTGCCGTTTGCCATGGATGTGCCTGCCAGCCGGCCATCAGCGGAAGCGGAGGTTTGCCGTCCCATAAGGGTATTGGCGCTGTTATTGATGTTTACCACCAGATAAGAGTGAAGGTCGGTGCGGTCCTTCTGCTTGCGGACGTAATTACAGACATGATTGTGTACACGAAGATACATCTCATCGGCCACCGGATCGTCATTGCCGTATTTCGGCGCGTTCCGGAGAAGCCGCCGGACGTCTTCGTATCTTTCAAAATTGGAGTCAAGCGCCTCTAATAGTTCGGACTTTGACATCCGCTCATCTTCATACACCAGCTGTTTGATCGCCGTCAGGCTGTCCGCAATATTGGTGTTGCCGTAGGTCTCCAGCGTCCCGCCTAGGTAATCGATGCCGCCGGAAAACATCCCTTTGCCGCGCTCCAGGCATCCGTCATACAGGAGGCTCATGTAGAGATAGGAAGCCTCTTCGCCTGCCACCTCATATTCCAGAGATTCCTGATCCGCCATAATTTCCACGGAATGCT is drawn from Candidatus Neomarinimicrobiota bacterium and contains these coding sequences:
- a CDS encoding glycyl-radical enzyme activating protein; this encodes MTNGSKTTGTVFDIQRGAVTDGPGIRTTVFLKGCPLRCTWCHNPESQPIKPQLRFYADKCQNCFECVSACPTGTHIDSNGKHSVRFDRCDLTGNCVTACPNEALEIVGQSMTVDDVMQVVRRDIAYYRNSGGGLTLSGGEPMLQFEFAKALFSAAKQEGIHTTLDTSGYASCRHFQEILPITDLFLFDYKATEPELHERTTGVSNQLIFENLDFLYQQKANILLRCPMIPTVNDTEEHLRAIAALQEKYPNLAGIEIMPYHNMGRKKGQEVGLERDKLQVGTTPGETKSRWRKQLEEFGLAEVMMN